The sequence below is a genomic window from Neodiprion pinetum isolate iyNeoPine1 chromosome 7, iyNeoPine1.2, whole genome shotgun sequence.
GCCTGTATGTATAGCTTGGTAAAATATTGTTCGGATGATTCGCTGACGTAATCATGCGATGCATAAATGTTTCACGACCTTGATGTGTTCatgctgatatttttttacgcaCGTTTTGACATTTTGGATATGAAATACGAATAATACCGTAGCAAAAATCCACAAcgattttcaaagaattttatacGAATTATACCTACTTAGTAATCCATTTGTTTTCCAACCCTCACGTATATGAAGCCTTGCGTTGCTTTGTCCAAAATCCTCTGAAGTTCCTACAcccgagaaaaaaagagaaatttgatatttaattCTGTCTCGTTTAACCCTAAAACGGTAAAGCTatttttgttggtttttttttatttcctcacCCATTCCCAAGAACGGGGGGTGAAAAAACGGctccattttttaaatttcatctcTCGGGTACATCATATCGTTAAGGGTCCCATGGGGTctcattttctttgttttttaatgaaaaatcacGTGGCCCGAGAAACTTTTTACGTCAGGTCCAAAAAGGTAGTGAAGAATTGATGTGTTTCGTTTCGAAAACGTAAGCTGTTCTCTTGCGgtgagaaatttcaattcgtgtggggcgttttttttttcaaaccccGTTATCGTTCTGGGGTTAATAATGATGTAGGAAAATTACCGTACCGATTTGAAGTTTTCGAATACCGCAACTTCGAAAGTGGCTCAATCTGCTTTGAAATATGAAATCCGTCGATTTCTATCATCTTAGGAACATTTGGCCTTGCGAATGCAATCCGTGCTTGTTGGTTGATAAAAAACTAAAcgtttttaaaaacttgacgTTTTTCTCAAGCTCACAAAGGTCGGCAATGTCATCTCCAAAATGTTTTCTCGCAAGTTCCTGTTGCTTTAGCATGTGATTCGATCAATACAAGTACAGATAGTGCCAAAACTGTATAACCTCGTTCGAACTTTGCCACAGTGAAAATTCTCCGAGTTCTCTTATTTCCATGTCCCAATGTGACGGTTAGGAAAACATTGTATGATTGTCAAATGGGTATTGCATTTCAACAGTTAGACCCATGAAAGGTATACTTTCTCAAAGTATAAAACATAGTTTTACGATTAAATTTGACAACCGTTGTTCAAATAATTGGAGAACAAAATTCGTGATAGGGTTACGGATTCGGAACAAGAATTTCGCTATTTAATCTATTGCACCCACTATACAATTTATACTTTCATATGTTATTAGCGAAAAAATGAATGCAGGAAATCAGGTATAAAAAAGACACATGTAATTTAATTGCGAAAATCACTAAATCACTTACGTATAATTCACATATAATTCGTAACGACTTAATacactttttcctttttcctaaTCAAGTGCtgatgtttgagaaaataaatgcTGTAAGCTAACAGCTTGTATAAGACTCGTAGTGCTATAGTACAAGCTGTCAAAATCGCGGtataaatgatgaaaattaagtCGATGTCTTGTCGTTGATACCAGGGATCGTCGGCTGTCGTCGAATGAAGATGAGGAGCACCTTTGTGACGTATCACGTATTCCGTCCACCAAACCGCGTTTTCCAACGAATCGTACGGCTTGTCTCTGACCAAGTCCCGCAATTTCAACATGCCTCGTTTGTAGCTGAAAAGAATCGGTATAATTAAAGTCACAGTTCGATTGCGAATTTCGATTTTGGATGCAAAGTGTGTTTTGTTTCACGCACCTGTCATCGCGCACGATGGATTGTATCGCTTCCACCAGGTCGAATCTGTCGACACTGGAGATGTCCAGCTTCTTACCAACTCCAAGAGAGACAATCTTGTcgatatttgatgtttgatcACCGAGAACTGGTAATCCGATCACAGGAACAGCGTGAGAAATCGCCTCCTCTGTGCTCTGAAGTCCTCCTTGGTATATGAAAACTTTGATATTGGGATGCGCTGAAAAGACATCGTGTTCGGATATTAAACGAATGTTTTAGATATCGTGAAGTTGCGTCGTCTCATTGAAATGAGGAATTCCAGTAGCACTTGCACCCTTTGTCTTCTCTCGTGCACTGCATTTACAGAAAGCAATGAAGATTAAGGGGATCACTGTGAGTCAGTTCCGATTAGTGACAAAAAGTATATTTCGTCTCGTCGTAATAACTCGATGAAAGCTAAACCTGTCCGGTTGAatgtcttttttcttcttcgcttTATACAGCCCGACATTATACAAAATCCAACTAACGATCAAGCTGTATTATTCTGACTAACAATCAGTTACGAATTTTGGAGAATGATGATAATTCATGCATGCATTTTACAATTAGTGACTGACCAGAAATGAATTTCTCAAACCACAACCACAACAACTCAAACAAACCACTGGTATGTGTGTCCTGTTACGTGGGACGTGAGATTCAGTTTGTTCGAGGAATAATCGGAgaattcgatcattttttgttcctcggaatatttttcaaagttaacTGACACTGGTATCCTAAGAAAGAAATGTTAAATAATGCACAAGTACCCAGGACTGACTGTTGTGGAATCCATTTCATGGTATGGACGTTGTCCGGCTGACCCGGAAGAAGGTCGTCTTCATATTTCCAAATAACGGTGTAGGGCATTTCCGAAAACGCAGCAATAAATTCGCCCCGCATTTCGTTACTTAACGAAGCACTTTTGGTGTTTGTTCCAAGGCTCATGTATACGAAGCCTTGGGTTGCTTCGTCCAAAATCATCCGAAGGTCCTGCGTACAAAATGAGCCAAGATTGCGTGACTATGCTTCGCCAAATACCAATCAACGAAAAATGCCCAACGACGGAAATATTTCGGCCACAATACCTTTGATAGAGGCTCGAGCCGATCCGAAATGTGGAATCCACCAATATCGATTATCTTAGGAACACTCGGACGTACGAATGTAATCGGTGCCTGCTGGTTGGCGAAAACCAaactgacatttttttccaagtcaCGAAGATCCGGAATATcgtttccaaaatattttctcgCAATTTCCTGCTGCGTCTGCATGTACGTTGTTCTGTAGTAAAACAGAAATCTCCACGTCTGTACGAAGTTGCATAGTCTTTGCCAAAATGTCAACTTTTCGAAGCCTATTCCTCTGCTATTCCAATATGGCGGCTGAGAAGGCATTATAGGATTGCCAAACTGATAGTGCACTTGGGTAGTCGGACTCAGTGACGTAATTCCTTCATGAATGGTAAGATACAGTTTGTCAATTGAAATTATTAGAGCCCGTGGACAATTATTCTTGTATTGTAGAAAGTACACTCGCAGGAAAAAATTGTCTTATGGTTCATTACCTTACGGTTCAATTATGATGCCAATAATAACTTGATAATATAACTCGAGATTAGCATGAATTCTATTAACTACGGAACTTGTATGCATTTCATAATAAGATAAACCATTCTCGTCGGGTCAACTGTAGCTTTATCATAGTATGAGAACATGTATAGTGTTTTCAGAGCGCCGGGTTGACGTACCAATCACTCAATTTTACAGTTAAAATGCGGAGAATtcgattgtattttttaaaattgtacaaaaatcaTCACGATGGAATACAATGCAGTGGCAATAATTGAACGATATATGGTTGAGATATTATCATTCATAAACAATCATCGAGAATCTGTAAAAGTATGAATGCCGACAAAATTTGTTTGTATGATAATACGAATATCATTTACCTATGGCTGGAATTTCGTATCGCTTAGCGAAAAGCAGAACAGCAGGCCAACGAAGTGCTTCAAATAGTAACAAATCAAACGTTTCTCGACTTTCCGGTTCGTACAATTTCTGCAATTTTGGATGGCTGAGGATGCCTTCAGTTATCGTCGAAAATGTCGGTGTTGATTGCATGATAAAGTCATAGTACGTGTACTTTTTTGCAACAGATATCCAATCCAATCTCCAGTGTTCGTACATGAAGCTCACATCTATCTCCGTGTAGTTCTTCAGGGTTGGGTCGTTGATCGGGTTAGGAGTGACTACAACGAGCTCGTGACCTCGCTCCCTCAACGCCAGCGTCAATCCTCGAAATACAATTTGATGACTGAACGAAGGAAACGGAAATATGCCGAGTATCCTTGCGGCGCATCCCGGATGTAAAACACCCACGATCGCAATCAGAGTAGCCGTTATAAAATGCCGCGACATCTCAGTCCACTCGCAATATTATCGGCCCGGCAATGTACTAGTTCGATTCGAATCACGAAGCCCGTTATTGCAGCTATTGCTTCGGAAGTTCCTAGTCCCGGTTACAAGGTGCATCAGAACGACAGGCTGATTGAAAAAAACGGTATCCTCTCGTACACCGCAGTTTATATGTGGAATACTAACCGTCGCGCTTTATATACGACACTTTTGTGGCCGAGCATATCAAGACGTCACCTTTGCCATCCAAATATTCTTCGCCAGCTGTGCAAGTAGCAAGCGTGCAGTCCAACAGTGAAGACGATGGAGTCGAAGGAAATTTTTGGCACAATACGTAATACGGGTTATTCGCGGAACATAAACTTCATCCGAGTCCAAACAACTGAAAAAACATGCATTACTCTGTGATGCGTAAATGTTGTTTCATGCTTTCGACAAGTATGTATATCCACACAAGTTCTCACGTAAATTCCGGTACTACAAAAATGAACAGAAAAATCTTGCtttagaaaaattgtgaaacatTTTTGGAAAGGTCGGTCGAGAAACATGATTAGTGATTTCGTGAGAAACATGATTTGTTCAAGATAACAAAATGATGCTGTTCATCGCTTACTGCTTAGGCTGCTGTCGTTATTTGGTAATAAAATCGAAATCGCATCCTACTGATCACTGACATTCAGGGACATTGATGCGTTAAGTAATACTGCCACAAAATATTACTCCCAACGAATTCCTTGTTGTTACATCTCCGCTGTGTAAATCAATACGCTTTTTACTTTCTGCTGACCAACACCTGTGAACACTTGAGTAATCGCATATTGGGGACTAAAAAGTTATATAATACAGCTAGTATTATATACAAAGTCGTAAAAAATTCAGcagaaatggagaaaatcaaGTCCATGTCTTGTCGCTGATACCAAGGATCATCGGCGGTATCACGTGTTCCGTCGACGAAACCGCGTTCTCCAACAAATCGTACCGCTTGTCTCTTAGCAAATCCCGTAACTTCATCATTCATTGTTCATAGTTGAAAATATGGTGTAATCAATATACACACGATTATTTGGTTACCTCATAAATGACCAATTTTCAATAGCCTAAAATGTATGTCATACAATACCTGCCATCATGGCAACGGAGTATAACGCGTAAAGTAAATCGTCGTTGTTAAAAGTGAgaactttcaactttttccAACGCCTAAGGACACCATTTTATCGATTATTGTATCCTGATTATGAAAAAACCGCTAAGCTGATCAAAGGAACAACGTAAGAAATCGCCTCTTGTTACATTTCTTTAGACTCATTGCTGATAGGCACGGGTGTGATTCACGCGTGAGACATCGAATGCTGTGGAACTATGGTTCCTCGGTACTCTACATTATCAATTCCACGCTTCGTTGGTACGCAGAGTCAGATTGTGAGATTATTTTGGTAACATGAGGGTTAAATACAATTtgtaattctgaaaaattgtaatcaatTCCAGAAAAACCGTTCAAGTTGTGAAATCGAGATTTAACGCACAAACGCACGCACGTCTCGCAAAACTTTCAAAagctttgatttttcaaattgctgAGCCAAGTTCACATACACGCATTTTTGTGTGAAATATGATTATTTGTCAGGCAAATTAAATTCTTCAAGTATGTTGCATAGAGTAGCACAGTTCAGCTATCAAAGgtcataaaaaatttgcaaaaatgatGGATCAATTATATTCAATCATCCATTACGCATACACATTATCACCGTTGAAATACATCTGTTGTGACATTTACATGGAACGAGTCAATATGCTTTGTGCTTTTTGCTGTCGCGCAACCGATGTTTAAGCACACGAATACTGCGAACCATCAACTTATGTAATACAACTAATGTTATACTGAAAGCTATCAAAATCACagttgaaataatgaaaatcaaGTCCATGTCTTGCCGCTGATACCAGGGATCGTCGGCTGTCGTAGAGTGCAGATGAGGGGCACCCTTGTGACGTATCACGTGTTCCGTCCACCAAACCGCGTTCTCCAACGAATCGTACGGCTTATCTTTCAGCAAGTCACGCAAATTCAGCATACGTTGCTTGTAGCTGAAAATGATGAGCGTTATCAGAATTGATGCAACTATTTGGTAACTTGACGAATTTGTAATTTCTATCCGAGAATGTGTCATACATACCTGCTGTCCTGTACAACTGAGTTTATCGCTTCGAGTAAATCTGCCCTGTTCAGAGTAAGGATTTCCAACTTTTTCCCAACTCCTAAAGAAACCATTTTCTCCACCATCATGTCCTGGTCAGCAAATACTGGTAACCCGATAACGGGAACGATGTGAGAAATCGCTTCCTCTGTACTTTGTAGACCTCCTTGGTATATGAAAGCTTTTATATTCGGATGCGCTAAACAGGAAATGTAGCCAGGTGTTGAACTAATTTTTACGATGGTATGGATCGTATAGTATGATAATTACAGtgacacgtttttttttaatgcaatgGGATTGCGCTTCGTAATGAAAATGGAGTTCACTGGGACTCATTTGAGTTCCGTCTCacaagcataaaaaaaaacggtgtCATTACGTAGGAAGTTGATTGTAAGATCGTTTAATCATTAtgctaacaaaaaaaaaataaaaattgcaattcaAATGAGGGATTATAGTCGAAGTGGGGTTGAATCAGGAATAGTGGCGATATACGATACAttcaaacgttgaaaaaatgtaagaaatgtTTTCAATGAAATCGAATATTGAGCAAAACCTTGTCGTCGTCACCTAAAATAGACTGCTGCGGGGTCCACTTCATGATTATCAAGTTCTCTGGCAGGCCGGGAAGAAACTCATCCTCGTATTTCCAGATAACGGTGTAgggcaattttgaaaatgttgcGATGAATTCATCTCGTATTTCATTACTCAACATGGAACTTTTGACATTTGATCCAAGGCTCATGTATATGAAGCCTTGCGTGGCTTTGTCTAAGGTCCTCTGAAGATCCTAcgtcaaaaaataaatcaagattGTAGTACATTTTCTTTCTATGCATCAAGCACCTACTAAAGTTTGCTAAAACTGTGAATGTCTTGTTATTCATACCTTCGAGAGAGGTTTCACCTGCTTCGAGACGTGGAATCCACCAATTTCGATAATCCTGGGAGTATTAGGTCTGAGGTATGAAATGGGCGCTTGCTGATTAACGAAAATCAAGCTGATGTTTTTTTCAAGATCTCGGAGATCAGGTACAtcatttccaaaatatttcCATGCTACCTCCTGTTGCGTCGAAATGATATCGCTTTGGTAACAGTACAGATATCTCCATATCCTCACGAAATTCTTTAGTCTTTGCCACAGCGTCAACTCTCCCAGCACAGCCTTCCCAGCGTCCCAGTGTGACGGATGAGAGGACAGTACTGGATTACCAATTGCGTAATGAATATTGGTAGTCAACCCCAGAGACGTTAGACCTTAACAACATGTTAAAGACTGTCTTAAAATGCAATTTAATTACCGTAATAATACATGATAGACAAATATTGTTGAAACGTTGCAGGTACATCAGTAACATCAGTTACAAGATATTGTACAACCAGAGATATCGTGCATAAGGTTCAACTGCTTTATGAGGTTCACCATAGGGAGCATTTCGTGCTATGCtaacattttttattgcaaaacaTTTTCAGCCTGAAATTGTCACCTCTCTCAAGTTAATCCCTCTATCAAATCATCAATTGCGAAGTGCTTGAATAATTTCTGttcggaataaaaaataacttgcCTATAACTGGAACGTCAAATCGTTTACCGAGTGGTAAAAATACAGGCCAATAAAGCGCCTCGATAATTAGTAGGTCAAACTTTTCCCCACTATCCGGTGCGTAGAGGTTCCTGAGTTCTGGTAGGTTGAGGATGCGATCAGCCTGCGACTTGAACGCGGGAGCCCAATTGGTAACTACGTCGAACCAGGTTTCGTGTTCCCGGTTAGTAACCCAATCCACATGTTGAATAAAGTCCTTGTATAGAAAGTTGATGCTTATCTCGGTGTAGTTTTTCAAGGCCGGATCGTCGACTGGGTCCGTCGTTACGACGACAAGCTCGTGGCCTCGCTCCCTCAGAGCCATTGTCAGCCCACGAAACACGATTTGATGGCTGATCGAACTCGATGGACATATAGCCAGGATCCTTGACGCCCATACATGATGTAAAACAGCCACGACCAGCACCGACGCGACTGATATCAAATGTTTCGTCATAGTGTTCGTACTTCCGAGACGTCACCAGCACCTCGCACCACAGACTGAGTTCCGAAGAACGAAGCTCACTATTAATGTACTACATGCTACCGGGGATACGGCATCCTGTCACTTGAATCCGCTATTCCTGAGCCTGCAAGACGGCATATATTTAAGATATTTCCGTGTGACTGTATGCGAGTGGAACGAGCGTTTCTTATACTTTGCTAAACACGACACAGTCGTACGGACAAAGAGGCAAATCTAATTTCccacacaattttttataccaattGCTGCTGGGCACGTATGATCTACGCGTCAGATAGCGTATCCCGAAAAAAACTGGTATTCCTCAGTAATGAATAGAATAATTCATTGGCATTCACTGTCAGATTGTTAGAGTATAACTATACGATTACCAATCTaagtttttttccttttctattcCATAGCCTTACCCTGACCACGGATTCCTATTAGCATTATGACTTACATCATCGATAATGCGTCTAATATCAATAgttgaattataatttcaatgtCAACACCGTCCAGGtggttgtggaaaaaaaatagggAAAATCCCGTGCCACAacacagtttcatttttttttcctatcacGTGTATCGTTCTAAATTCGACAgtgagtgaaataaaattgttctccATTCCGTGCCAGTGCTTTGACGTGATTTGTGGCTATCAGTTACCACATCCATGACTTGAAGCATTGCGTTTTTTACCGTcggttttatttcttcaatctCTTACATAATATGTCAAGGGTATTGAAAGGCGCGCATGATACACACGCGTGACGGTACCAGAATCAAACGAATCAGTTGATGCTAAATATTGAACAACGTTGTATTTCGAACCAGTCTAGTTTGATGGCTCCACACTGAGATGATTTCAGTTACATAATGAACGGAGTCTTCAGACTCCAGTACTTGAGGATCCTTCGCCACGTCGGAAAAATATTCGACGCTCACAAATCGACGGAATTTTGCGATAATAAGGTGGGGCTCAAAATCCCGAAAGATCAAAAAGTGAACTGGTCGACAAAgacaaaattttcgtgatacgaatttcaaaacaaCGAACGATCAGCGTACCCAAGTAACTGTTTTCCCAAAAGTTCATTTAACCAAACGCTCTCTTAtccgaaaaagtattttcagaacAGACGGCATTCCGAATGACCAAGGCCCAGAATGTGGATAAAGAGAAATATGAAAGTTCCGGAATCAAAAATTGAGACCGGCTGACGCTTCGAATAGCCGCAAAACCCAAAAAATTAGCTATCGACAATCAAAGTTCCGACCTTTCGACTCTTTGGTCAGTCGTTATTGATAAACTCGGATTCGTAGATTTTCGACAAAGGCATTCTTCGGTATTTTCGTTATTCAATATTTAGCCCTTCGTAATCTTGGCCattctcgaaaaaaattatggtccaaatttatttatacatttttacgttcgaaatttttatttttctacaagtCGTCTTTTCGTATTTATAGTCTTTCTACGTTTTTAACTGTCGGTAGTTTGACTTTCGGGATTTCGTCCCGTCGACTTTTCGAgctttcgcatttttttatcCCACCCGCGGTAATAGATTGCCGAAAAATGAATCgttctttcattttctatccTGGGTCTTCACTGTGAATCGATGAGCGtgtggatgaaaaatattacttaaAATATTGCGAAGAGCAATATTATAGCAAAGAAGTGTACAAGGCCATCGCGATTTCTTGTCGCATCTATAATTGGAATCGTATTATGTGCTATAAAAACTTCCTCATTCgctcattattattttttacaactgGTTACGAACGGTCTAAAATCTCACGGTCTTTCACACtaaatgaagaatttttcgGCCTTGTCCATTCCATAGTTTTCCAGTACCTTAGCCACCAACACGGATGAAAAAATCCTACATTCATCTCTCGGTACTCATTCTTCAAGTGGAGAACAAAGagatgatttgaatttctg
It includes:
- the LOC124223374 gene encoding UDP-glycosyltransferase UGT5-like, with protein sequence MTKHLISVASVLVVAVLHHVWASRILAICPSSSISHQIVFRGLTMALRERGHELVVVTTDPVDDPALKNYTEISINFLYKDFIQHVDWVTNREHETWFDVVTNWAPAFKSQADRILNLPELRNLYAPDSGEKFDLLIIEALYWPVFLPLGKRFDVPVIGLTSLGLTTNIHYAIGNPVLSSHPSHWDAGKAVLGELTLWQRLKNFVRIWRYLYCYQSDIISTQQEVAWKYFGNDVPDLRDLEKNISLIFVNQQAPISYLRPNTPRIIEIGGFHVSKQVKPLSKDLQRTLDKATQGFIYMSLGSNVKSSMLSNEIRDEFIATFSKLPYTVIWKYEDEFLPGLPENLIIMKWTPQQSILAHPNIKAFIYQGGLQSTEEAISHIVPVIGLPVFADQDMMVEKMVSLGVGKKLEILTLNRADLLEAINSVVQDSSYKQRMLNLRDLLKDKPYDSLENAVWWTEHVIRHKGAPHLHSTTADDPWYQRQDMDLIFIISTVILIAFSITLVVLHKLMVRSIRVLKHRLRDSKKHKAY